Part of the Plasmodium vinckei vinckei genome assembly, chromosome: PVVCY_13 genome, gtttttatattataatttcttttttttgtgaaaTAAAAGCGACTGTTTCTccttaaacaaaaaattatgtttaagttataaataaaatgataaaaataattatagaGGTATAACACAATATATGTGCAACATGGGAGGATGTGTGagttttaatatatttttttttgaatagagaacaaaaaaaaatatttcacaTATACAAATCCTTCTTATATCGTAACAAATGCTataacatttattttttttttatttgctaTATTGCAAGAGAAAgttaatattatcaatacAAAAATGACAAATAAAGGGGGattaaaatggaaaaaagtCAGTTAAtaaatcgaaaaaaaaaggaaaaaacaatatgCCAAATTAACaaagcaaaaaatatataataatgatataatacaaaaaaaagaaaaatataaaaacaaatcgtaaaatgtgtaataatcaactaaaaaaatataaaaaaaagggaaaaggAAAACAAATACCAATATTATGAGATATTcaactaaaaaataaataaaagaataaaaagaaataaaattaaaaaataatgaaaggtacaaaggaataaaaaaataaggatacacaattataaaataaaacctCATTACACaccataattattttttcattttctccTATAAATGGTAATAagcataattttttttagcatatacactattataataattttccgAATTCGAAACCTTTTGATTGGTATCGTTAAAATTTTCGTTACttgtatatgtatattcattattatcatatggGACATCTTCATATGTTGTgtttctattattattgtaacTAGTATTAAAATGTGAACctttcaaatttatatacgatttttttgatatattcCCATGTTCATCATCTATAAAATTCACTACGTCTAAATTGCTTTTATTGaaattttcttcatataaacttttttttgaatatgtcgcattatcattatgtttataatttgaattattaatattatactgATTTGTCTTATCATCCCCATTATTATACTCGTTATTGGCATAGtgactatttttataaatattgtatttcttttcattttcataatgATTCCcatatgaataattattatcttcGTTTTCTTCAAGTACTTCTTCGCTCGTTACAGTATCCTTTCTACTAAAATTGTCATCATAATTATAACTGTCATATTTGTATGGATTTAAATCactttcttcatttttgtatctataatgattttttatatcattctCCATTCCAGTTTTTATACCATTTTGCATATCACTTATTATTTCTGGTGCTTTTTTTTGCTCATAGTTTTTTTCAGTTGGcattgtatatttattctcATATGCCAATTTAGGGTCATCAATATCATCTTCCATTCTCCATTCATTATAGAAAtaagtatttttatttccaccATTAcgattattattattaccatGAGCAACCTTATTAGAGTATTGATCATAGTTTGAATGACTATGGTAAGATACCTTGGTACCTCCCAATGTGTCATTATTATAGCTACTATAATTATTCACATCAGTATTATTGTCGTTGTAGAGATTCTTTTTGTTGTTTTCTTCCTTGCGATTCGATGATTTTGTTTTGTTCCCTAAATAGTgatttataatatcatcacaatttttttctctttcaATATAGCTCATATTTGCAATTCTCTCTTTAACATATTCATCgctaatattatttttaaggtgaattaaaatatacatgTTTACTTCGTCATATCTA contains:
- a CDS encoding acid cluster protein 33 homologue, putative — protein: MELDKLSMHEAYKEFCSRHPLKKLSMPKSDLVWSYYDINSRNEHVVIFLHGICGTAGCYFYQLEKLSNLGFRVISLQYPCYNYLQDWIKNMCNILEYLNIKKAHFFAADLGGYLIQLYAKLYPSKIGSLILCNSYRQTEGFAAIASIRSIYGKLYSFLPHVILKKIIIEDYIYGDCRYTDLKEKNSLEFMSNEIDLISASDLGGRISLQLSSEVVDSIYANDKCITVMQTLNNMYPDSINDDMKKAYPNAKNAIMKSGGPFPYLSRYDEVNMYILIHLKNNISDEYVKERIANMSYIEREKNCDDIINHYLGNKTKSSNRKEENNKKNLYNDNNTDVNNYSSYNNDTLGGTKVSYHSHSNYDQYSNKVAHGNNNNRNGGNKNTYFYNEWRMEDDIDDPKLAYENKYTMPTEKNYEQKKAPEIISDMQNGIKTGMENDIKNHYRYKNEESDLNPYKYDSYNYDDNFSRKDTVTSEEVLEENEDNNYSYGNHYENEKKYNIYKNSHYANNEYNNGDDKTNQYNINNSNYKHNDNATYSKKSLYEENFNKSNLDVVNFIDDEHGNISKKSYINLKGSHFNTSYNNNRNTTYEDVPYDNNEYTYTSNENFNDTNQKVSNSENYYNSVYAKKNYAYYHL